Proteins from one Pongo abelii isolate AG06213 chromosome 19, NHGRI_mPonAbe1-v2.0_pri, whole genome shotgun sequence genomic window:
- the TLCD1 gene encoding TLC domain-containing protein 1 isoform X2 codes for MGYSAVPKCPPRGRGRDGVWQTPNMLVEIETAWSLSGYLLVCFSAGYFIHDTVDIVASGQTRASWEYLVHHIMAMGAFFSGIFWSSFVGGGVLTLLVEVSNIFLTIRMMMKINNAQDHLLYQVNKYVNLVMYFLFRLAPQAYLTHFFLRYVSQRTLGTFLLGILLMLDVMIIIYFSRLLRSDFCPERVPKKQHKDKFLTE; via the exons ATGGGTTACTCAGCAGTTCCCAAATGCCCACCTCGCGGGCGCGGGAGGGACGG TGTATGGCAGACTCCCAACATGTTGGTGGAGATTGAGACGGCATGGTCACTTTCTGGCTATTTGCTCGTTTGCTTCTCTGCAG GGTATTTCATCCACGATACGGTGGACATCGTGGCTAGCGGACAGACGCGAGCCTCTTGGGAATACCTTGTCCATCACATCATG GCCATGGGTGCCTTCTTCTCCGGCATCTTTTGGAGCAGCTTTGTCGGTGGGGGTGTCTTAACGCTACTGGTGGAAGTCAGCAACATCTTCCTCACCATTCGCATGATGATGAAAATCAATAATGCCCAAGATCATCTCCTCTACCAGGTTAACAAGTATGTGAACCTGGTCATGTACTTTCTCTTCCGCCTGGCCCCTCAGGCCTACCTCACCCATTTCTTCTTGCGTTATGTGAGCCAGAGGACCCTGGGCACCTTCCTGCTGGGTATCCTGCTCATGCTGGACGTGATGATCATAATCTACTTTTCCCGCCTCCTCCGCTCTGACTTCTGCCCTGAGCGTGTCCCCAAGAAGCAACACAAAGACAAGTTCTTGACTGAGTGA
- the TLCD1 gene encoding TLC domain-containing protein 1 isoform X1: protein MPPLLHPALPLLLGATLTFRALRRALCRLPLPVHVRADPLRTWRWHNLLVSFAHSIVSGIWALLCVWQTPNMLVEIETAWSLSGYLLVCFSAGYFIHDTVDIVASGQTRASWEYLVHHIMAMGAFFSGIFWSSFVGGGVLTLLVEVSNIFLTIRMMMKINNAQDHLLYQVNKYVNLVMYFLFRLAPQAYLTHFFLRYVSQRTLGTFLLGILLMLDVMIIIYFSRLLRSDFCPERVPKKQHKDKFLTE from the exons ATGCCCCCACTGCTGCACCCCGCCCTGCCGCTGCTCCTGGGCGCCACGCTGACCTTCCGGGCGCTCCGGCGCGCGCTCTGTCGCTTGCCCCTACCCGTGCACGTGCGCGCCGACCCCTTGCGCACCTGGCGCTGGCACAACCTGCTCGTCTCCTTCGCTCACTCCATTGTGTCGGGGATCTGGGCACTGCTGTG TGTATGGCAGACTCCCAACATGTTGGTGGAGATTGAGACGGCATGGTCACTTTCTGGCTATTTGCTCGTTTGCTTCTCTGCAG GGTATTTCATCCACGATACGGTGGACATCGTGGCTAGCGGACAGACGCGAGCCTCTTGGGAATACCTTGTCCATCACATCATG GCCATGGGTGCCTTCTTCTCCGGCATCTTTTGGAGCAGCTTTGTCGGTGGGGGTGTCTTAACGCTACTGGTGGAAGTCAGCAACATCTTCCTCACCATTCGCATGATGATGAAAATCAATAATGCCCAAGATCATCTCCTCTACCAGGTTAACAAGTATGTGAACCTGGTCATGTACTTTCTCTTCCGCCTGGCCCCTCAGGCCTACCTCACCCATTTCTTCTTGCGTTATGTGAGCCAGAGGACCCTGGGCACCTTCCTGCTGGGTATCCTGCTCATGCTGGACGTGATGATCATAATCTACTTTTCCCGCCTCCTCCGCTCTGACTTCTGCCCTGAGCGTGTCCCCAAGAAGCAACACAAAGACAAGTTCTTGACTGAGTGA